One Ignisphaera sp. DNA window includes the following coding sequences:
- the metG gene encoding methionine--tRNA ligase subunit beta: protein MSDKTSSQQELVDIEYFKKIDLRVGVVKYAEKVPGAKKLLRLLVDIGSETRQIIAGLAEWYKPEDLIGKQVIIVVNLKPKKIMNYESQGMLLATCDGDKPLLATVDGVAKPGSRLC, encoded by the coding sequence ATGAGCGATAAAACATCTTCACAACAGGAACTAGTTGATATAGAATATTTCAAGAAAATCGATCTTAGAGTAGGTGTTGTGAAGTATGCAGAGAAAGTACCTGGAGCTAAGAAGTTACTAAGACTATTGGTCGACATAGGTTCAGAAACCCGGCAGATAATCGCTGGCTTAGCTGAGTGGTATAAACCAGAGGATCTCATAGGGAAACAAGTAATTATTGTGGTTAATCTAAAGCCAAAGAAGATCATGAATTATGAGAGCCAAGGAATGTTGCTAGCTACATGTGATGGAGATAAACCACTGCTGGCTACCGTAGATGGTGTTGCGAAGCCTGGTTCAAGGCTTTGCTAA
- a CDS encoding GTP-binding protein, producing the protein MENEALRCLSDYIRIEPLSLDSIKKRILEIYVEDVTIPRSIAMISPEKRRAFRYMLKSERVFQFAATTLGKIARLPPKESLDPFYAELLDIATQGHYDELRKQASVTVKIISSMWKDYREKILNSGSNAKKISQEFVGRVISVIKRKFRLINITKGISYVARNTPCIDFSKPLIIVAGMPQVGKSTFVNVVSTAKPLISPYPFTTKNVIMGHIKLGELVIQVMDTPGILDRPLEEMNEIEKRAVAALRNLKAVVLYFMDPSLDSYYTFEQQLTVLTTIESLVGKDRIIVVFNKIDKVDKQLLEKRRKIIEDMGYSRVIEISALHKINVWSAVRAALKVFDSLFGTNYLELLTLYSSSTTSIFDDSSSSSTSSTSM; encoded by the coding sequence ATGGAGAATGAAGCTTTAAGGTGTTTATCAGACTATATACGCATTGAACCATTGTCGCTTGATTCAATTAAGAAGAGGATTTTAGAAATCTATGTAGAGGATGTTACCATACCAAGATCCATTGCAATGATATCGCCAGAGAAAAGAAGGGCATTCCGATACATGCTAAAGTCTGAGAGAGTTTTTCAATTTGCGGCAACAACGCTTGGCAAAATAGCTAGGCTACCTCCAAAAGAGAGCCTCGATCCTTTCTATGCCGAGTTACTTGATATAGCTACACAAGGACACTACGATGAATTGAGAAAACAGGCTTCAGTCACCGTAAAAATAATCTCTAGTATGTGGAAGGATTACCGTGAAAAGATTTTGAACAGTGGCTCAAACGCAAAGAAAATATCGCAAGAGTTTGTCGGTAGGGTTATCTCTGTTATAAAGAGAAAATTCAGGTTGATTAACATAACAAAAGGCATATCCTATGTTGCCAGAAACACCCCTTGCATAGACTTCAGTAAACCCCTAATAATAGTTGCTGGAATGCCGCAAGTCGGGAAATCAACCTTTGTCAATGTTGTCTCCACAGCAAAGCCTCTTATTTCGCCATATCCCTTCACAACAAAAAACGTTATAATGGGTCATATAAAGCTCGGGGAGCTGGTTATACAAGTTATGGACACGCCAGGCATTTTAGATAGACCTTTGGAGGAGATGAACGAAATTGAGAAGAGAGCTGTGGCAGCGTTAAGGAATCTAAAAGCTGTTGTACTATACTTTATGGATCCCTCTCTAGACTCTTATTACACTTTTGAACAGCAATTAACAGTCTTGACCACTATTGAAAGTTTGGTTGGGAAGGATAGGATAATTGTTGTATTTAACAAAATTGATAAGGTTGATAAACAGTTATTGGAGAAGCGTAGAAAGATTATAGAGGACATGGGGTATAGCAGAGTGATTGAGATTAGCGCTCTTCACAAAATAAATGTGTGGTCAGCCGTAAGAGCAGCTTTAAAGGTATTTGATTCTTTATTTGGCACAAATTATTTGGAACTGCTAACGCTCTACTCCTCCTCAACTACCTCGATATTTGATGATTCCTCATCTTCTTCAACTTCTTCAACCTCCATGTGA
- a CDS encoding P-loop NTPase, with product MTIDPRTAAIKKNLEKFDAFVAVMSSKGGVGKTFSVAVLAYILANNYDVTVSLLDMDLTNPTLHMVLGLDMKSIKIEEEKGIKPFKVSAKTELMTMAYFVQESSIPLRGKEIENAVREILSITKWNGDILFIDMPPGFSDSHLEFLRLFTLSKTLIILITTPQLLALKSVEKLANSLLQERAPITGIMGNMCMDMSETEKIRKMATQLNLDYLGCIPYIADIENYYGSRLAEIIHRIEPSIKRAVEVIAKRGKR from the coding sequence ATGACAATAGACCCTAGGACAGCTGCTATAAAGAAGAATTTAGAGAAATTTGATGCATTTGTTGCTGTAATGAGCTCTAAGGGTGGAGTTGGAAAAACATTTTCAGTAGCTGTACTAGCCTACATACTAGCAAATAATTATGATGTTACTGTCTCTCTGTTGGACATGGATTTAACAAATCCAACTCTTCACATGGTTCTAGGTCTAGATATGAAAAGTATTAAAATAGAGGAAGAGAAGGGTATAAAACCATTCAAAGTTTCTGCAAAAACAGAGTTGATGACCATGGCATACTTTGTACAAGAATCTTCTATACCTCTTAGAGGAAAAGAGATTGAGAATGCTGTTAGAGAGATCCTCTCCATAACTAAATGGAATGGCGACATACTTTTCATTGACATGCCACCAGGGTTCTCAGATTCCCATCTCGAATTCCTCCGATTGTTTACATTATCTAAGACACTGATAATCCTGATTACAACACCCCAGCTGTTAGCACTCAAATCTGTAGAAAAACTTGCAAACAGTCTACTACAAGAGAGGGCTCCTATTACTGGCATCATGGGTAATATGTGCATGGATATGTCCGAGACCGAGAAAATACGTAAAATGGCGACACAACTCAACTTAGATTATCTTGGTTGCATACCATATATAGCCGATATTGAGAACTACTACGGATCTAGGCTGGCTGAAATAATACATCGTATTGAGCCATCAATTAAAAGAGCTGTAGAGGTTATTGCTAAGCGTGGTAAAAGATGA
- the ileS gene encoding isoleucine--tRNA ligase, translating into MVTLSSTPSIKGRYEPSKVEQWVLEFWKLNRIYDKVKNEGCSQNTQLFRFLEGPPTANGFMHVGHARGRTFKDVVLRYSRMRGYCVWDQAGWDTQGLPVELEVEKNLRFKSKKDIEMYGIDKFIHECQKLVDYYISHWRKASERLGLWLDYDKAYETRHPKYVETVWRLLKHSWERGLLYEDYRVIPVCPRCETALSSHEVALGYKLVKDPSLYFKVRLVDDDVYLVAWTTTPWTIIANEALAVHPNEKYVKIRIGNEYWIVAEKRLKPFIDEVKISDFEVIETFPGSMLFNKKYVHPLLEEVPTHKLHEPSNHRILVAEWVSMEDGTGIVHIAPAHGPEDYELSKKYGLIVFKPIQKNGLFTEEAGKYSGKWFKDVNKDVIEDLRRKGLLVYAGEIEHEYPHCWRCETPLMYYADRQWFLRIDPIKNAMIEENRKIVWHPDWAGKRFEDWITNARDWCISRERYWGTPLPIWTCSKCGYRIAVGSIEELEKLSETKVIDVHRPWIDKIVLRCPKCGAEMYREPFVVDVWMDSGMAHTAALNQIGKYDMFEKLFPYDWITEAIDQTRGWFYTLLFTSVSLYGVAPYKKVLCQGHVLDKYGKKMSKSRGNVIWALDFMEKKGADILRLYLTSKAAPWDNINFDPDEAEDIRSSLNILWNATNFADTYMSLDKWNADNIYEDIKYLMPEDHWVLYETSNLINLVEKAIEENDLHIASRTILNFITETLSHRYITIIRPRVWIEGEAKEKRAAYATLFLVLSTLYKILAPFAPFISEYLYQAFTRKYDNRISKESVHLEKWPKLNIEIDKGLWGAVNNMFVIADEILTLRATHNVKRRWPLKKVWIRINSDEEYVIVNKVKHIIQIYANIKDVEVGNNTLYIDPKAVKVCEKPYETFVDITLDEDTVLEGLARDFIRRVQMYRKELNLPVDHVIQEIVVYSPSELVAKAIERHSKYIANEVRAAKLIVSSTKPEGAIHWSIEENDVYVLVKT; encoded by the coding sequence GTGGTAACATTATCTAGCACACCATCTATTAAGGGCAGATACGAACCTTCAAAAGTTGAACAGTGGGTTTTAGAGTTTTGGAAACTAAATAGAATCTATGATAAGGTTAAGAATGAGGGTTGTTCTCAGAACACACAGCTATTTAGATTTCTAGAGGGGCCGCCAACAGCCAATGGCTTTATGCATGTTGGTCATGCAAGAGGAAGGACATTCAAGGATGTGGTATTGAGATATAGCAGAATGCGTGGATATTGTGTATGGGATCAAGCTGGCTGGGATACACAAGGATTGCCTGTAGAGCTTGAGGTTGAGAAAAACCTCAGGTTTAAGTCAAAGAAAGACATAGAGATGTACGGCATAGACAAGTTTATTCACGAGTGTCAAAAACTTGTTGACTACTATATTAGTCATTGGCGCAAAGCCAGCGAACGCCTAGGACTCTGGCTCGATTACGATAAAGCCTATGAGACTAGGCATCCAAAATATGTAGAAACTGTATGGAGACTACTCAAACATAGTTGGGAGAGAGGACTTCTCTATGAGGACTATAGAGTAATACCTGTGTGCCCAAGATGTGAAACAGCTTTGAGTTCACATGAGGTTGCATTGGGTTATAAGCTTGTCAAGGATCCCAGCCTCTATTTTAAGGTTAGACTAGTTGATGATGATGTATACCTCGTTGCGTGGACGACCACACCATGGACCATAATAGCCAACGAAGCCTTAGCTGTTCATCCAAATGAGAAGTACGTTAAAATTAGGATTGGCAATGAGTATTGGATAGTTGCAGAAAAAAGATTAAAGCCGTTTATCGACGAGGTTAAGATAAGCGACTTTGAAGTTATTGAAACATTTCCTGGGTCAATGCTATTCAATAAGAAGTATGTTCACCCATTGTTAGAGGAGGTGCCCACACATAAACTCCATGAGCCCTCAAATCACAGAATCTTAGTGGCTGAATGGGTTAGCATGGAAGATGGTACAGGGATAGTCCACATAGCACCTGCTCATGGTCCAGAAGATTATGAGCTCAGTAAAAAATATGGCCTCATTGTTTTCAAACCAATTCAAAAGAACGGTTTGTTCACTGAGGAAGCTGGGAAATATAGTGGGAAATGGTTCAAGGATGTGAATAAAGATGTTATAGAGGATCTCAGAAGGAAAGGCCTTCTTGTTTACGCTGGTGAGATAGAACATGAATATCCACATTGCTGGCGATGTGAAACACCACTAATGTACTATGCTGATAGACAGTGGTTCCTAAGAATAGACCCTATAAAGAATGCGATGATAGAGGAAAACCGAAAGATTGTGTGGCACCCAGACTGGGCTGGGAAGAGATTTGAGGATTGGATAACCAATGCAAGAGACTGGTGTATATCGAGAGAGAGATATTGGGGGACTCCCCTACCAATATGGACATGTTCAAAATGTGGCTATAGAATAGCCGTGGGAAGTATTGAGGAGCTAGAGAAACTCAGTGAAACCAAGGTCATAGATGTTCACAGACCTTGGATAGACAAAATTGTTTTGAGGTGCCCTAAATGTGGAGCAGAGATGTATAGAGAGCCTTTTGTCGTTGACGTCTGGATGGATAGTGGGATGGCTCACACGGCAGCGCTTAATCAAATAGGTAAGTATGATATGTTTGAAAAGCTGTTCCCGTATGACTGGATCACAGAAGCAATTGACCAAACAAGAGGTTGGTTCTACACACTTTTATTCACATCTGTTTCGCTATATGGTGTAGCACCCTATAAAAAGGTTCTATGTCAGGGACACGTCCTAGATAAGTATGGTAAGAAGATGAGTAAGAGCAGAGGAAATGTAATTTGGGCTCTAGATTTTATGGAAAAGAAAGGAGCTGATATATTAAGACTTTATCTAACATCGAAAGCCGCTCCATGGGATAACATTAATTTTGATCCCGATGAAGCTGAAGACATAAGATCGTCACTGAATATACTATGGAATGCAACTAACTTTGCTGATACGTATATGTCACTAGATAAGTGGAATGCTGATAACATCTACGAAGATATTAAATATCTTATGCCCGAAGACCATTGGGTACTATACGAAACAAGTAATCTAATAAATTTGGTAGAGAAAGCTATTGAAGAGAACGATTTACACATTGCTTCAAGAACTATTCTGAACTTCATCACAGAAACGCTTAGCCACCGCTATATAACTATTATAAGACCTAGGGTATGGATCGAGGGGGAGGCAAAAGAGAAGAGAGCAGCATATGCAACACTATTCTTAGTGCTCTCAACTCTCTACAAGATCCTAGCGCCTTTTGCTCCATTCATCTCAGAATACCTATACCAAGCATTTACAAGGAAATATGACAACAGAATTTCTAAGGAGAGTGTCCACCTAGAGAAATGGCCTAAACTGAATATTGAAATAGATAAGGGTTTGTGGGGTGCAGTCAACAACATGTTTGTAATAGCTGATGAGATTCTAACATTGCGTGCCACACATAATGTAAAGAGAAGATGGCCTTTAAAGAAGGTTTGGATAAGGATAAATAGCGATGAAGAATATGTTATAGTGAATAAAGTGAAGCATATCATCCAGATATACGCAAATATAAAAGATGTTGAAGTTGGAAACAACACACTTTATATTGATCCAAAAGCTGTCAAGGTGTGTGAAAAGCCTTACGAAACGTTTGTAGATATCACATTAGATGAAGACACGGTTCTCGAGGGTCTGGCTAGAGACTTCATTAGAAGGGTACAGATGTATAGAAAAGAGCTTAATTTACCTGTAGACCATGTAATACAAGAAATTGTTGTCTATTCCCCATCAGAGCTGGTTGCCAAGGCCATAGAAAGACATAGCAAATATATAGCAAATGAGGTAAGAGCTGCTAAATTAATAGTATCATCAACTAAACCTGAAGGTGCAATTCATTGGAGTATAGAAGAAAATGATGTGTATGTTCTAGTAAAGACCTAG
- a CDS encoding hydrogenase maturation protease translates to MIKKLSVKDACEFLRNIISSKYLMVCIGTFLRGDDRACLEFCNLLKKYNIYDNIVECEFGLENCVYEVKERNSNNIAICDAAISNSIEPGFIVSLDLEDVNEDVVFTSTHSIPLTLSIKLLRENISKGDIKLFGIVVENLDFGTELSPVVSKTINEIIDCLMKS, encoded by the coding sequence ATGATAAAAAAGCTTAGTGTTAAAGATGCTTGTGAGTTTCTACGCAATATAATATCATCTAAGTATTTGATGGTGTGCATAGGCACATTTCTAAGAGGAGACGACAGGGCTTGTTTAGAGTTTTGCAACCTTCTCAAAAAATACAATATCTATGATAACATTGTTGAATGCGAATTTGGCTTAGAGAATTGCGTATATGAAGTTAAGGAGAGGAACTCTAATAATATTGCTATTTGCGATGCTGCAATCTCAAATTCTATTGAACCCGGCTTTATTGTTTCACTCGATTTGGAGGATGTTAATGAGGATGTCGTTTTTACATCAACGCATTCAATCCCATTAACACTCTCAATAAAATTACTTAGAGAAAACATTTCTAAGGGCGACATCAAGCTCTTTGGCATTGTTGTAGAGAACCTCGATTTTGGAACAGAGCTAAGCCCTGTGGTTTCAAAAACAATCAATGAAATTATAGATTGCTTAATGAAATCCTAG
- a CDS encoding NAD(P)/FAD-dependent oxidoreductase, translating to MDVAVIGAGISGLLSAYHLITKGVNVTIFERRDSFPRAHCTGIVSRSTLENMPYANNFVVSRYNKVAFYLSIHGKISQINIRFRGFVAYKIDRYAHEIALIQHVKELGVPINPMSTVLEINEESAGTEVEIYDRNNATTKRQLFDKVVVAEGYPGTLSAKIGCKSFSTSLHAIQRDYVIRGALLDEHTLYIYIDPHIFGYGFAWLVPFGDGKAVIGYAGEGFPSLAIYTKVVKFFSNTVGVDVKEHVSSFYGGNVLIGYPIEFFSKKGKSICIGDAVAMVKSISGGGLYAISSTSKMLSDLIIREDRKAVNSLYNMAKELRKQYYIKKLLWETISNSIYGRIISLLTRHRTIEFEAKNLEYFDKHEKVLANILLELYKLFEY from the coding sequence ATGGATGTGGCTGTTATTGGAGCAGGAATCTCAGGTTTGCTCTCAGCATATCATTTAATAACAAAAGGTGTTAATGTCACCATATTTGAAAGAAGAGATAGCTTTCCAAGAGCGCATTGTACAGGTATTGTATCAAGGTCTACATTGGAGAATATGCCATATGCAAACAACTTTGTTGTTAGCAGATACAATAAAGTCGCTTTCTATCTCAGTATACATGGAAAGATTTCGCAAATCAATATTCGTTTTAGAGGATTTGTTGCTTATAAAATCGATAGATATGCACATGAAATTGCATTGATTCAACATGTAAAAGAGTTGGGCGTGCCAATAAATCCCATGTCAACAGTCTTGGAAATTAATGAAGAATCTGCCGGCACCGAGGTGGAGATTTATGATCGAAATAATGCTACGACTAAAAGACAACTCTTTGACAAAGTTGTTGTGGCTGAAGGCTACCCTGGTACGCTTTCAGCAAAAATTGGATGCAAATCCTTTTCTACTTCCTTGCATGCAATTCAAAGGGATTATGTTATAAGAGGAGCTTTGCTCGATGAACACACTCTATATATTTACATAGATCCGCATATATTTGGCTATGGGTTTGCATGGCTTGTGCCATTCGGCGATGGAAAGGCTGTTATAGGCTATGCTGGTGAGGGGTTTCCATCATTAGCTATATACACAAAGGTTGTCAAATTCTTCAGCAACACAGTTGGGGTTGATGTAAAAGAGCATGTCAGCAGTTTCTATGGAGGTAATGTACTAATAGGCTATCCCATTGAATTCTTTAGTAAAAAAGGTAAAAGTATTTGTATAGGAGATGCAGTGGCTATGGTAAAGAGCATTAGTGGGGGAGGTCTATATGCAATATCTTCTACATCAAAAATGTTATCAGATTTGATCATTAGAGAGGATAGAAAAGCTGTGAATAGTTTATACAACATGGCTAAAGAGCTTAGAAAACAATACTACATAAAGAAGCTTTTATGGGAAACCATTTCCAATTCAATATACGGTCGTATTATAAGTCTATTGACAAGGCATCGAACTATTGAATTCGAGGCAAAAAATCTAGAGTATTTCGATAAACATGAAAAGGTGTTGGCAAACATTTTGCTAGAACTATACAAGTTATTTGAATATTAG
- a CDS encoding phosphoadenosine phosphosulfate reductase family protein produces the protein MGRRIFWPKTKKFYWCPNCNVPLLEPVCPICKSRAIRISLSDPGDARLAFDRDYILLRKAYKNEFHTEKGIEILLGNSIMLLNKAPYYDEMKEVYVDGVQIGRLYFEPFLRTWRFRLSKVGALRVLDRDSDIVEKVVVDKARYNPLDVIRIDKDIEKYKQVLLMRRNGDVVGLGYSKGKGKLIVHSWWGEGKVFNGFEAKSTLNDVMKVNEEHLNIVEARSKKVIALIVEKMGKPVVASFSGGKDSMVALHLTVSLGLEPIVLFNNTGIELPETYETVHRVAEDLGLKLVEATAENKFWSAVYNFGVPGRDYRWCCKICKLAPLARVVKSFWSSGALNIVGQRAFESIDRARSPMLWRLRWAPQMLNLSPINDWSQFEVWLYIYRKKLYANPLYFMGYERIGCFMCPASTLAELELVSQTHPDLWTKWLEVLEYWRRRLDLPKEWIEYGLWRWNAPARYRTLMAKRLKVEDRIDNWRRSFNNMLNPRISNIKRDENKIVISFDESIDSRSIEYQYTVINPVNVYTDKDGITIEWLDGKTKVYNNKIIFEFSNEKSIEKLIDLLKLLYRWRICAGCRSCEANCPTHAIQVIEMDGRPAPVVKNKNKCIRCKLCLYNCPVAEVFVEHVVAPLIFNDAEAWRRSSREHHNVVLKKIKSFVKTGLNASSMSMSSNINKNRQDYALPTSLQEFFS, from the coding sequence ATGGGAAGGAGAATTTTTTGGCCAAAAACCAAAAAATTTTATTGGTGTCCCAACTGTAATGTGCCTCTTCTAGAGCCTGTCTGTCCCATATGCAAGTCAAGAGCTATAAGAATATCTCTTTCAGATCCTGGAGATGCGAGACTGGCATTCGATAGAGACTATATATTGCTTCGGAAAGCCTATAAAAATGAATTCCATACTGAAAAAGGAATTGAAATTCTCCTAGGAAACTCTATTATGTTGTTGAACAAGGCCCCATATTATGATGAGATGAAGGAGGTTTATGTTGATGGTGTTCAAATAGGTCGACTCTATTTTGAACCGTTTCTTCGAACATGGAGATTCAGACTTTCCAAGGTAGGTGCACTGCGAGTTCTAGACAGAGATTCCGATATCGTTGAAAAAGTTGTTGTAGATAAGGCGAGGTATAATCCCTTAGATGTTATTCGCATTGATAAGGATATCGAGAAATACAAACAGGTCTTGCTGATGAGAAGAAACGGCGATGTAGTGGGGTTGGGCTATTCTAAGGGGAAAGGAAAGCTGATAGTACATAGTTGGTGGGGGGAGGGAAAGGTATTCAATGGCTTTGAGGCAAAGTCCACCCTAAATGATGTTATGAAGGTAAATGAAGAACATCTAAACATAGTTGAGGCTCGATCTAAAAAAGTCATTGCATTAATTGTCGAAAAAATGGGCAAACCTGTTGTAGCTTCTTTTAGCGGTGGAAAGGATAGCATGGTAGCATTACATTTGACTGTAAGCCTTGGACTCGAACCTATTGTATTGTTTAACAATACTGGAATTGAACTTCCAGAAACATATGAAACAGTACATAGAGTTGCTGAAGACCTTGGCCTAAAATTAGTTGAGGCAACAGCAGAGAACAAGTTTTGGAGCGCTGTATACAATTTTGGTGTTCCGGGACGTGATTATAGATGGTGTTGCAAAATATGCAAGCTTGCACCACTTGCCAGGGTAGTCAAAAGTTTTTGGTCTAGTGGAGCCCTAAACATTGTTGGTCAAAGAGCTTTTGAATCCATTGATAGGGCACGAAGTCCAATGCTATGGAGACTGAGATGGGCACCGCAAATGCTCAACTTATCACCTATAAATGACTGGTCTCAGTTTGAGGTCTGGCTCTATATTTACAGAAAGAAGCTCTATGCCAATCCACTCTACTTCATGGGATATGAAAGAATAGGGTGCTTTATGTGTCCTGCATCAACACTAGCTGAACTAGAGCTTGTTTCCCAGACCCATCCAGATCTTTGGACGAAATGGCTTGAGGTATTGGAGTATTGGAGACGGAGGCTAGATTTACCAAAGGAGTGGATAGAGTATGGATTGTGGAGATGGAACGCACCCGCAAGATATAGAACCCTAATGGCTAAGAGATTAAAGGTAGAAGATAGAATAGATAATTGGAGGAGGTCTTTTAACAACATGTTAAACCCGAGAATATCCAACATTAAAAGAGATGAAAACAAAATAGTAATAAGCTTTGACGAGTCCATAGATAGTCGTTCTATTGAGTATCAATACACAGTGATAAATCCAGTAAATGTTTATACTGATAAAGATGGTATAACTATTGAATGGCTTGATGGAAAGACCAAGGTTTATAATAACAAGATTATATTTGAATTCAGCAATGAGAAAAGCATAGAGAAGCTCATAGATTTGCTGAAGCTATTGTATAGATGGAGGATTTGTGCAGGATGCAGATCTTGTGAAGCTAATTGCCCTACCCATGCAATACAAGTAATAGAAATGGATGGCAGACCCGCCCCAGTGGTCAAAAACAAGAACAAGTGCATAAGATGTAAACTCTGTTTGTATAACTGCCCCGTTGCAGAGGTTTTTGTTGAACATGTTGTTGCGCCTCTAATATTTAATGATGCCGAGGCTTGGAGAAGATCAAGCAGAGAACATCACAATGTGGTACTCAAAAAGATTAAGAGTTTCGTTAAGACAGGCCTAAATGCCTCATCAATGTCTATGTCAAGCAATATCAACAAGAATAGACAGGATTATGCCCTACCAACTTCACTACAAGAGTTTTTCTCATAG
- a CDS encoding DUF359 domain-containing protein has product MKLYRMPDELRKRLSAPQLFNKNLILLKGPREYVATILKSIFYDKLQDVYVVGDYTCETFLLHVGTPRMCIIDGNIMRKPHKSEHMLNYFEYVARCCNPRGSISVDCMTVIRDSMERPKSLVIVDGEEDLLALALQTTLLRGYVVYGLPNEGVAIADVTHSNIEAINIFSEFQLYETYSFCVERTKTYGKL; this is encoded by the coding sequence ATGAAGCTTTATAGAATGCCTGATGAATTAAGAAAAAGGCTTTCAGCACCTCAATTATTTAACAAAAATTTAATATTATTAAAGGGACCTAGAGAATATGTGGCTACCATACTTAAATCTATTTTCTATGACAAACTACAAGATGTTTATGTAGTGGGAGACTATACTTGTGAGACATTCTTGCTTCATGTAGGCACGCCAAGAATGTGTATAATAGACGGAAATATTATGAGAAAGCCGCATAAGTCAGAACACATGTTAAATTATTTTGAGTACGTAGCTAGGTGCTGCAATCCAAGAGGTTCAATATCAGTTGATTGCATGACTGTTATCAGAGATTCTATGGAAAGGCCAAAAAGCCTCGTAATAGTGGATGGCGAAGAAGATTTGCTTGCCTTGGCTTTACAAACAACCCTTCTAAGAGGTTATGTAGTCTATGGTCTACCTAATGAAGGTGTTGCCATAGCTGATGTCACACACTCTAATATTGAAGCAATAAATATATTCTCCGAATTTCAGCTTTACGAGACATACAGTTTTTGTGTAGAGAGGACAAAAACTTATGGTAAATTATAA
- a CDS encoding class I SAM-dependent methyltransferase — MRLNSDEMIYKYFVEKGELFRLVMDSRPMMLRGRRIAKGIAKQLYMLGFDKGKILDVGCGTGRISLPLAEMGFDVIGIDISPVYVDIANKRASEKGLKDKAIFLLCDARELSKCVGKYKPFASIIFVWSSVLGYYDEETDARIFSMTYEVSSDKAVLIIADAINKEYLSISQYVLGIAKRALEYDNIVVIEKTLYNPATGNVLIKQDFYRRDGNNLVFLGNSHFELHVYSLDELVRLANKAGWCLYKVLVDLSGEAGYSPLNSTNIIFSKCKQ, encoded by the coding sequence TTGAGATTAAACAGTGACGAGATGATATACAAGTATTTCGTTGAGAAGGGAGAGCTTTTTAGACTTGTAATGGATTCGAGGCCGATGATGCTGAGGGGTAGGAGAATAGCTAAGGGCATAGCTAAACAGCTGTATATGCTTGGTTTTGACAAGGGTAAGATACTTGATGTAGGCTGTGGAACAGGCAGAATATCTCTTCCACTTGCTGAAATGGGCTTTGATGTAATCGGCATTGATATATCACCTGTATATGTTGATATAGCTAATAAAAGAGCTAGTGAAAAGGGCTTAAAAGACAAGGCGATTTTTTTGCTTTGTGATGCTAGGGAGCTTAGCAAATGCGTGGGGAAATATAAACCATTCGCATCAATAATATTTGTGTGGTCCTCAGTATTAGGATACTATGACGAGGAAACAGATGCTAGAATATTTTCAATGACGTACGAAGTGTCGTCAGATAAAGCAGTGCTTATAATTGCTGATGCTATAAACAAGGAGTACTTGTCCATATCTCAATATGTCCTTGGAATTGCAAAAAGAGCTTTGGAGTACGACAATATTGTGGTGATTGAAAAGACTTTGTATAACCCTGCAACAGGTAATGTTCTTATAAAGCAAGATTTCTATAGAAGAGATGGAAACAATCTCGTATTCTTGGGGAACTCCCATTTTGAGCTACATGTTTATAGTCTTGATGAATTGGTGAGACTAGCTAATAAAGCTGGGTGGTGTCTCTACAAGGTTCTGGTTGACTTGTCTGGCGAAGCGGGATATTCTCCACTTAACTCAACAAACATTATATTCTCGAAATGCAAGCAATAA
- the hypA gene encoding hydrogenase nickel incorporation protein HypA: MHEWALAESIILTITEKAKSENKNVIDSVEIVVGELQGIDIEVFEFALNELRNLAKEENNVIIKNFRIVEEKASFRCNRCGYVWRLDDTSLSAEARESIHFIPEAAHGFIQCPKCGSHDFEIVSGRGVYIRL, encoded by the coding sequence ATGCATGAATGGGCTTTGGCAGAATCCATTATTTTAACAATTACAGAGAAAGCTAAAAGCGAGAACAAGAATGTCATTGATAGTGTTGAGATAGTTGTTGGAGAGCTGCAGGGGATAGATATTGAAGTTTTTGAGTTTGCGCTCAATGAATTGAGGAATCTTGCAAAAGAGGAGAACAACGTTATTATAAAGAATTTTAGAATTGTTGAGGAAAAGGCAAGTTTTAGATGCAATAGATGTGGCTATGTCTGGAGGCTAGATGACACAAGCCTAAGTGCTGAGGCTAGAGAATCCATACATTTTATACCCGAGGCTGCGCATGGGTTTATACAATGTCCTAAATGCGGTTCTCATGATTTTGAAATAGTTAGTGGCAGAGGGGTTTATATAAGGTTGTGA